The nucleotide sequence TACTGTTAATGACACCTTATTTTTCTCATATCTAGGGTTTAAAACCATTCAAGTAAGAGTAACTAACGATTGGTTAAAATATGGATCTGTCAAAGTGAAAATGACAGAACTTGGAATTGCCTTAGAAGAAGTAGTGGTTTCTCCTCTTAAACTTACCGGTTATTTAGAGATTGATGTAAAGAATATTCCTATCTACGAAAATTACAGATATAGTATATCCGGACTTAATGCAGGTTATGAAGGCGGGGAATATACACCAAGTGCTGCCAGCAGAGCTTTAGGTGCAATTTTTAATCCAGCTGATGCACTCTATAACATGTTTGGTAATAAGCCAAAACAAATGCGTAAGCTTCGTAAAATGAAAGACGATGATGAGATACGCAATCTACTACAGACAAAATTTGACAGACAAACCCTTGCTGCTGTGCTACAAATTAGAGAAGTAGATATTGATGAAATTTTAGCTAGATGTAGCTATTCAAAAGATTTTATAAGAAGTGCTAATGATCTGCAAATATTAGATGCAATAAGTGGATGTTATGAAGAGTATAAAGTTTTAAAGAGAGATTAAATTACCTATAAACAGAAGGTTCTCTATACTGGTTCTTCACTTCCATTAAATTCTTAAGATTCTTTAATCCTGCCTCTAAATCATTACCATAAGCCTTTTCTATAGGATGTAAAAGAGCAATCACAGAAAATGGAAAAGCTAAACCACCTTTAACGCCCCAAACCATTTTAGTTTTATTCTCATCCATTTCTTTAAGACCTTTATAATCTAGAACTACTGTTTTCATAGGACTTACAATAAGAAATCTTGTTTCTATGATCTTTCCCTGATGAATCTTTATAATTTTTTGGGTTCCTTCCTTAAACAATTTGTGTCCTTTCCAGTAGAGCAACGCGTCTAGCTTCCCATCCTCACCTTTATACTTTAAAACACCTTCAAAATCCTGAACGAACCACGGCATCCAAGTATGCTCATTTTTAAGTTGTCTTACATAATTAAAGACTTCATCTTTAGGTCTGTTTATAACAACGGTGCGGCTAATATTAAATTCTTTGCTCGCCCAAGCATGTAAGAATGCGAAAAAAGTTATAATTGCAATTAGGGTATAGAAAAATAACGTCATGGATGGAAATTACGAACTTAATTTTATATAATTATTACTTATTCTTAAAATCTTCTACGATTTTATCTAAATCTTTAAATGATTTTTGCAACCATTCATACTTTACAAGGTTTTTCTCAACATCAGATAATTCCCATGAAACATTTTTATTTCGAAGCTCCTGAGTAAGGTGTTGAAGAATGATGGCTGCAGAAACTGAAATATTTAAACTTTCTGTAAATCCGCGCATTGGTATCTTAATAAAAGCATCTGCTTGCTCCATAATCTCTTGTGAAAGTCCATGTCTCTCCGTTCCAAAAAATATTGCAGAAGGTTTTGTTACATCAAAATCTTGGATATTTTGAGTGTTTCCGTGAGGCGTAGTAGCTACAATTTGATAACCACTTTCCCGTAAGTCTTTGATACATTCTTTACTGCTATGATGCCTATTTAGACTTACCCATTTTTGAGCTCCCATAGCTATTTCACGATCTATCTTTTTTAGATTTCGCTCTTCTATAACATGTATGTTCTGAACTCCAAAGACATCACAACTTCTAATAACCGCACTGGTATTATGTAGTTGATAGACATCTTCTGTAACCACCGTAAAATGATTGGTTCTTTGGTTAATGACTTTTTCAAATAGTTCCTTTCTCCGGGGAGTAAGAAAGTCTTCAAGATAATTTATAAGCTCTGGGGTTATCTCCAAAATATTAGGGTATTATATAAAAATAAAAAAGCTGCCCGAGAGTAAAACGAGCAGCCTTATAAATGATCTTAATGCTAAAATTATTATTTCTCAAACGTTTTTAACGTCTTAATAATAATTTGAACACAATCTTTAAGTTCTGCTTCCGTCATTACCAACGGTGGAGCAAATCTAATAATATTACCGTGAGTTGGCTTTGCTAAAAGCCCATTTTCTTTTAAAGCAACACAAATATCCCAGGCAGTAGAACTATCTTCAGAATCATTAATAACTATAGCATTTAATAACCCTCTACCTCTTACAAGAGAAACAAGGTCACTAGTCTTTATATAATCATTCATTTCTTTTCTAAAAATATCACCCAGCTTTCTAGCATTTTGAGCTAAATTCTCATCCTTCACCACTTCTAACGCCGCAACCGCCACTGCTCCTGCAACCGGGTTACCACCAAAAGTAGAACCGTGTTGTCCTGGCTGAATAACATCCATCACTGCATTATCTGCTAATACTGCAGAAACCGGATAATTACCTCCAGAAAGGGCTTTCCCAAGAATCAATAGATCTGGTCTTGTATAGGTTTCCTGTCTTTCGCAATGTCCTTGACACGTGCAATTTCCACAAACTGCTAATAACGCACCGGTTCTCGCAATTCCAGTTTGAATCTCATCCGCAATAAAAAGTACATTATGAGCTTTACATAATTCTTTGGCCTTCTTCATATAATCATCAGATGGAGTAAAAACTCCTGCTTCCCCTTGAATAGGTTCCACTAAAAACCCGGCTATATTATCATTGCTCTTTAAAGCAGTTTCTAATGCATCTATATCATTATAAGCTATCTTAATAAAACCTGGAGTGTAAGGTCCAAAATTCTTACGTGCATTTTCATCGTTAGAAAAAGAGATCACCGTAGTTGTTCTTCCGTGAAAGTTATTTTCACAAACAATGATCTGTGCTTCTTTCTCATGAACACCTTTGCGCTCATAAGCCCATTTTCTAGCAATTTTAATAGCAGTTTCTACAGCCTCTGCACCGGTATTCATCGGCAACATTTTGTCGAATTTGAAATACTCGGTAGTATATTTTTCGTAAGGTCCTAAAACATCATTATGAAAAGCTCTAGAAGTCAAGGCTAGTTTAGAAGCCTGATCATGCATTGCTTTTACAATTTTAGGATGACAATGACCTTGATTTACTGCTGAATATGCTGAAAGAAAGTCATAATATTTCTTATCTTCTACGTCCCACACATATACTCCTTCTCCTCTACTAAGTACTACAGGTAGTGGATGGTAATTATGAGCTCCGTGTTTATCTTCCATTTGTATCGCTTCTTCGGAAGAGTTGATCTTTTCTAATCGCATGTCGAATTATTTAATGATTTATTTTCTAAAATTCCTTCTTTCCTATTTTTCAATGAAGAAAATCTAGGAGGAGAGAAATCATCCAAACACAACTCCCGCAAATTACTAAATGTAAACTGAAATTTATAATGACAGCATTAATAAATCTTTACAAATATCCTATTTTTGCGCTATGGGAAGAAAGAAAAGAAATCAGGTATTTGAACAATTGGAAATTCTGGATGCCGGAGCTAAAGGTAAAAGCATTGCAAAGGCGCCAGACGGTAAAGTAATATTTATTAACAACGCCGTTCCTGGAGATGTTGCAGACATTCAAACCACGAGAAAGAAAAAAGCTTTTTACGAAGGTACTGCAATAGAATTCCATAAACTTTCTGATAAACGCGTAGAACCTGTTTGCCAACATTTTGGTACTTGTGGTGGATGCAAGTGGCAATTTATGGGTTATGAGCATCAATTATTTTACAAGCAACAAGAAGTTGAAAATAATCTAAAGCGCCTAGGAAAGATTGAATTACCAGAGATGACTCCTATTTTAGGAAGTAAGGATATTTACTTCTATAGAAATAAAATGGAATTTTCTTTTAGCGATAGCCGTTGGTTAACTTTAGACGAAATAAGAAGCAATGAAGATTTTAATGACAAAGAAGCTTTAGGTTTTCATATTCCGGGAATGTGGGATAAGATCTTAGATATAAAAAAATGTCACCTTCAAGCAGACCCAAGTAACAGCATTCGTAACTTTGTAAAGCAGTTTGCAATAGAGAACGACCTATCTTTTTTTAATACAAGAGAACAACGAGGACTTTTAAGAACGTTAATGATAAGAACTTCTTCTATAGGAGAGATTATGGTGTTAGTACAGTTCTTTTCAGATGAAAAAGAAAAACGAGAATTATTACTAAATAATCTTGCCGATAAATTTCCTGAGATTACATCATTACAGTATGTAGTAAATCCTAAGGGTAATGATACTATATATGATCAAGATGTAATATGTTACAAAGGACGTGATCATATTTTTGAAGAAATGGAAGGTCTCAAATTTAAGATCAATGCAAAGTCTTTCTATCAAACAAATTCAAAACAAGCATTTGAACTTTATAAGATAACTAGAGATTTTGCAGGACTCACAGGGAAAGAATTGGTATATGACCTCTATACCGGTACTGGAACAATTGCTCAATTTATAGCAAAAAATGCTGCTAAAGTGGTTGGAATAGAAGCTGTACCTGTTGCTATTGAAGATGCTAAAGAAAATGCGAAGCGTAATAATATAGAAAACACAGAGTTCTTTGCTGGAGATATGAGAAAAGTTTTCACTTCAGAATTCATTAAACTACACGGGCACCCAGATGTAATTGTTACAGATCCTCCTAGAGATGGAATGCATAAAGATGTTGTTGCTCAAATTATTGGTATCTTGCCTCAAAGAATTGTCTATGTAAGTTGTAATTCTGCCACACAGGCTAGAGATCTTGCGCTATTAGATGAGCATTATAAGGTTACAAGAGTGCAGCCAGTAGACATGTTTCCGCAAACTTTTCATGTAGAGAACGTAGTATGTTTAGAAAGAAGATAGGTTTCAATTATAAGAGGGTGCTATTTGGATCTTTAGCAATACTGCTATTAACCATAAGTTGCCAAAAAGATGACATTTGTTCTGCATCTACAATAACTACACCCCTCATCAAAGTGAATTTCTATGATATAGAAAATGATGCGAATGCTGCTAAATCTGTGATCAATTTATCTGTAAGAGCGATCAACGTAGAAGATTTGACAGATACTCTTATTAAAAGAAATACAACTTCTGCTATAGAAATTCCTTTAAATACAAATAGTTCTACAACAGAGTATTTATTTACTGAATACGCTGCAGATAGCGATGGGGAAATAAGTGAGCAAAATCCTCCAAATTCAGATTTGGTAAGATTTAACTATACCAGAAATGAGCAATATTTAAGTAGAGCTTGCGGCTATAGAATTTTATATGAAGATGTTCAGGTTCAAATAAGCAAACCAGAGGGTGATACTTCAGAAAATTGGATCAAAGATTTTACAGTTAATGACAGCATTATAGACAATGAAACAATTACATATATTTCTATTTACCATTAGCATCTTTTTTCTATCTGGATTAGCATCGGTAAGATCTCAAACGATAACCGATTCTCTTAAGTTCAAAGAAAAATATGGTCTAAGAGTAGGAACAGACCTAAGTAAGCTCATAAGATCTTTCGCAGAAGAGGATTATAGCGGATTTGAACTTATGGGAGATTATAGAGTTTATAAGAACTACTATCTCGCCGCAGAAATTGGTAATGAAACTTTAAATTATGAAAGTAGCACTCTAGCTGTTACAGCTAAAGGGAGTTATATTAAATTGGGGGCAGATTATAATGCTTATGAGAATTGGACTGGAATGGAGAATATGATCATTGTAGGTGCTAGATATGGCTTTGCAACCTTTTCACAAACCTTAGATGAATATGTTATTTATACAGATTCCCAATATTTTCCGCCTAATGTAAATACAGAGGCTATAGAGGCAAAAGGCTTAAATGCAAGTTGGCTGGAATTAATGGTAGGTATAAAAGTTGAAGTTTTAAATAATCTATATTTAGGAGGTAACGTTCAACTTAAACGAAGAATAACTCAAACAACTCCTAGAGATTTTGACAATCTTACCATTCCTGGGTTTAATAGAACGTATGATGATAGTTTCTTTGGTGTTGGTTATAATTACAGTATTTCCTATTTAATACCACTATACAAAAAAGCCAAGAATTAATCTTGGCTATCTTTTATTTTATGAAGTTTCTTCGTTCCTTCATAGATCTCATATTTTAAAAGCTTAGATTCTAAAGAGCCATTAAAAAGTTTGATCTTTCTTGAAGGTCTCAATCCCACATGCTTAATAGATTCTAAATTGGAAGTAATAAACCACGACTCTGTTCCTGGATAACTTTGTTTTAAAGTATCTCCTATTTCTTTATAGAAAGCAGGCATATCAATATTCAAGCGTTCCCCATATGGAGGATTAAAAACCATATGCAAGTGTCTGTCATTTTGTTTAACGCTCGCAAAGAAATCTTGCTGCTTCACCTTTATATAATCAGATAAATTAGCATTCTCTATATTATCTATAGCTTTATTCACTGCAGAAGGAGCAGTGTCATATCCTAACATGGTAAAATGATATTCTCTAACTTTCTTTAATACAGATTCTTCAATTTTTTCAAACAAATCTACATCCCAATCTTTCCATTTTTCAAAAGCAAATTCTTTTCTATTTAAGTTTGGGGGAATATTACAAGCAATCATCGCTGCTTCAATAAGTATCGTTCCACTACCACACATCGGGTCCAGAAAATCACTCTGTCCATCCCAACCAGATAATAGCAAAAGACCTGCAGCAAGCACTTCATTAATAGGTGCAATATTGGTTGCTGTTTTATATCCTCTCTTATGCAAAGACTGGCCAGAGCTGTCTAGAGCCACATTACAGGTTTCATTTTCAATATGAATATTTACCCGCAAGGTTGGAAAATCTAGATCTACATTAGGTCTATCATCGTATTTCTCTCTAAATCTATCAACTATAGCATCCTTAGTTTTTTGAGCTATATACATAGAATGAGTAAACTTTTCTGAATGAACCGTTGCATCTATAGCTAAAGTATCATTAACATCCATAAATTCTTCCCAGGCTATCTTCTTGATCTCTCTGTATAGATCATCCTCTGTTCTAATTTTAAAGGTTTTAAAAGGTTTTAAGATCTTAATAGCAGTTCTTAAGCAAAGATTAGCTTTGTACATAAATCCAATATCTCCACTAAATTTTACGTTACGAGTACCTTCAACGATATCCATTGCTCCAAGCGCACGTAATTCTTTAGCTAATATTGGTTCAAACCCATAAAGAGTTTTTGCCACCATCTCAAAATTATTTCCCATTTCATAAATTTATAGAACCGCAAAAATACGTTAATTTTACAGGATAAAATAATAGACCCAAGGTGTCTTATAGTTAATATTGGTAGTATTGAAATATTTTAAGTAAGTATCCGACTAAGTATTTCTTTATTAAAAAATTCAATCAAAATTATTGATGATCTATATTCTTTTAATTCTTGCTGTACTCCTAGGATACATTATATCAAGATTTTTAAAACCCTCTAATTCTGTAGGTTTTAAATTACTACTTTCTTTTAGTGGAGCTTATCTACTGTCTGTCACTGTATTTGAACTCCTACCCGAAGTCTATAGCACCAACAATGCTCATATTGGAATCTTCATTATGCTAGGATTATTGCTTCAAATTTTATTAGAGTTTCTTTCCAAGGGTGCAGAGCACGGACATTTACATTTAGATGAGAATAATAGACAATTTCCCATAGTTTTGTTGGTTAGTTTGTGTATACATTCTTTATTAGAAGGTTTTCCACTTAATCATACCTCACATTTATTATATGGCGTTCTAATCCATAAAATTCCTATAGCAGCGATTTTATCTACCTTTCTTATACATTCTAAAATTGGAAAGCCAAAGGTGATCTTATTCTTGATGATTTTTGCATTAATGACGCCTTTAGGAAGTTTTATACAATCTAATTTTGAATTTTTGAATACCTACAGTACATATATAAGTGCACTAGTTATTGGTATTTTCTTACATGTTTCTACTACCATCCTTTTTGAAACATCCAAAAATCATAAATTCAATGCCTCTAAGTTAGGTGTGATTGTGATCGGAATCTTACTCGCTTATCTTTTATAATATGTTTAGCAGAGAAGAGTCAAAACGAGTTAGGGAAGCTTTCTGGATTGCTTTTGGAAAGACGTATAAAAGAAAATGGATTTTATATAATACCAAGATCAAGGATCTCCAGCTAAAGTTCACATTTAATAATAAGGTAGCACAAGTATCTTTAGACGTAACTGCAAATGAGGAACTTATAAGAGCTTATTACTTCGAGCGAATAGTTGCGTTAAAGAGTATTTTAATATCAGAACATTTACCTGATGCAATTTTTGATGATAACTATATTTTAGAGGAAGGAAAGATTGTTTCTAGGATATACGTGGAACTGCAAGGTGTGAACATACATAATCACAAAGATTGGGAAAATGTAATGCTGTTTTTTGAAGATAGAATGAATAGTTTAGAACTGTTCTTTTTAGAGTATAAAGACTATATAGATCAATAAATAATATCACACTTTACAACACTTGCAATTTATTTTTAGGTGACTTAAAATTATAAATTATTTATTGATTGATGCGTCCCGCTAAACCTGATGGTTTATCGCCGGGCTTTTCGCGATACGTGGTAGCTTGCTACAATCCCTGGCCGAGTCAGCATAAAATTCTAATATAAAAAATACACCACCCCATCCAGAGGTAATCTCCAGATGGGGTTGTGTATTTTTTATAGGAACTGAAGTGTTGCGAATTGGGTATATAAAACAACAACACCCTTTTCCGGGATATCGCTATCCGGAAGGGGTTTTATTATGTGTAACGCTGGGTTGTTCCTATTTGAGTATAGGGTATAAAAAAACCCCTTCATCTGGTGATGAAGGGGTTTTCAAAAACAAGGCGACGACATACTCTCCCACAATACAGCAGTACCATCTGCGCTAACGGGCTTAACTTCTCTGTTCGGAATGGGAAGAGGTGAGCCCCGATGCAATAGCCACCTTAAATCTTTAAGCAGTGATACACTCCAAAGTGTATAACTAACTTCTAATAACATAACATATATAGGAAATAAACAATAGAAGAAAATTAGATAAATAACAATGCAATTAGATAGGTTTTTCGCTCCCATCCTATTACTAGGATGGGAACTGCACTAAGCTTTACGGATTATTAGTACCACTCGGCTATGACATTACTGCCTTTACACCTATGGCCTATCAACGTGGTAGTCTCCCACGGTCCTTTAAAGAAATCTCATCTTGTGGTGGGTTTCGCGCTTATATGCTTTCAGCGCTTATCCCTTCCGAACGTAGCTACCCAGCAATGCCACTGGCGTGACAACTGGTGCACCAGAGGTTCGTCCAACTCGGTCCTCTCGTACTAGAGTCAGATCCACTCAAATTTCTAACGCCCACTGTAGATAGAGACCGAACTGTCTCACGACGTTCTGAACCCAGCTCGCGTGCCACTTTAATGGGCGAACAGCCCAACCCTTGGGACCTTCTCCAGCCCCAGGATGTGACGAGCCGACATCGAGGTGCCAAACCCCCCCGTCGATGTGAGCTCTTGGGGGAGATCAGCCTGTTATCCCCGGCGTACCTTTTATCCTTTGAGCGATGGCCCTTCCATGCGGAACCACCGGATCACTATGCTCTACTTTCGTACCTGATCGACCTGTATGTCTCTCAGTCAAGCTCCCTTATGCCATTGCACTCTACGCACGGTTACCAAGCGTGCTGAGGGAACCTTTAGAAGCCTCCGTTACTCTTTTGGAGGCGACCACCCCAGTCAAACTACCCACCAAGCATTGTCCTTCCATTGGAAGTTAGGCTTCAAACAAGTAAAGGGTGGTATTTCAACAATGACTCCACCACACCTAGCGATGCAGCTTCAACGTCTCCCACCTATCCTACACATCACTTGTCCAAAGTCAATACTAAGCTATAGTAAAGGTGCACGGGGTCTTTTCGTCCCACAGCGGGTAATCGGCATCTTCACCGATACTACAATTTCACCGAGCTCATGGTTGAGACAGTGTCCAGATCGTTGCACCATTCGTGCAGGTCGGAACTTACCCGACAAGGAATTTCGCTACCTTAGGACCGTTATAGTTACGGCCGCCGTTTACTGGGGCTTCAATTCAATGCGTCGCCGAAGCTAACATCTCCTCTTAACCTTCCAGCACCGGGCAGGTGTCAGGCCCTATACGTCATCTTTCGATTTAGCAGAGCCCTGTGTTTTTGATAAACAGTCGCCTGGACCTCTTCACTGCGGCCCATCCGAAGATGGGCGACCCTTCTCCCGAAGTTACGGGTCGATTTTGCCTAGTTCCTTAACCATGAATCTCTCGAGCACCTTAGAATTCTCATCCCAACTACCTGTGTCGGTTTACGGTACGGGCTGC is from Gillisia sp. Hel1_33_143 and encodes:
- a CDS encoding carboxypeptidase-like regulatory domain-containing protein, translated to MRLFLSFTILFLISIAGFSQNPDIVKGKVLNAANDLPLENVNVVNLNQVKGTTSSNEGDFELQATVNDTLFFSYLGFKTIQVRVTNDWLKYGSVKVKMTELGIALEEVVVSPLKLTGYLEIDVKNIPIYENYRYSISGLNAGYEGGEYTPSAASRALGAIFNPADALYNMFGNKPKQMRKLRKMKDDDEIRNLLQTKFDRQTLAAVLQIREVDIDEILARCSYSKDFIRSANDLQILDAISGCYEEYKVLKRD
- a CDS encoding SRPBCC family protein; amino-acid sequence: MTLFFYTLIAIITFFAFLHAWASKEFNISRTVVINRPKDEVFNYVRQLKNEHTWMPWFVQDFEGVLKYKGEDGKLDALLYWKGHKLFKEGTQKIIKIHQGKIIETRFLIVSPMKTVVLDYKGLKEMDENKTKMVWGVKGGLAFPFSVIALLHPIEKAYGNDLEAGLKNLKNLMEVKNQYREPSVYR
- a CDS encoding TrmH family RNA methyltransferase gives rise to the protein MEITPELINYLEDFLTPRRKELFEKVINQRTNHFTVVTEDVYQLHNTSAVIRSCDVFGVQNIHVIEERNLKKIDREIAMGAQKWVSLNRHHSSKECIKDLRESGYQIVATTPHGNTQNIQDFDVTKPSAIFFGTERHGLSQEIMEQADAFIKIPMRGFTESLNISVSAAIILQHLTQELRNKNVSWELSDVEKNLVKYEWLQKSFKDLDKIVEDFKNK
- the rocD gene encoding ornithine--oxo-acid transaminase, which translates into the protein MRLEKINSSEEAIQMEDKHGAHNYHPLPVVLSRGEGVYVWDVEDKKYYDFLSAYSAVNQGHCHPKIVKAMHDQASKLALTSRAFHNDVLGPYEKYTTEYFKFDKMLPMNTGAEAVETAIKIARKWAYERKGVHEKEAQIIVCENNFHGRTTTVISFSNDENARKNFGPYTPGFIKIAYNDIDALETALKSNDNIAGFLVEPIQGEAGVFTPSDDYMKKAKELCKAHNVLFIADEIQTGIARTGALLAVCGNCTCQGHCERQETYTRPDLLILGKALSGGNYPVSAVLADNAVMDVIQPGQHGSTFGGNPVAGAVAVAALEVVKDENLAQNARKLGDIFRKEMNDYIKTSDLVSLVRGRGLLNAIVINDSEDSSTAWDICVALKENGLLAKPTHGNIIRFAPPLVMTEAELKDCVQIIIKTLKTFEK
- the rlmD gene encoding 23S rRNA (uracil(1939)-C(5))-methyltransferase RlmD, whose translation is MGRKKRNQVFEQLEILDAGAKGKSIAKAPDGKVIFINNAVPGDVADIQTTRKKKAFYEGTAIEFHKLSDKRVEPVCQHFGTCGGCKWQFMGYEHQLFYKQQEVENNLKRLGKIELPEMTPILGSKDIYFYRNKMEFSFSDSRWLTLDEIRSNEDFNDKEALGFHIPGMWDKILDIKKCHLQADPSNSIRNFVKQFAIENDLSFFNTREQRGLLRTLMIRTSSIGEIMVLVQFFSDEKEKRELLLNNLADKFPEITSLQYVVNPKGNDTIYDQDVICYKGRDHIFEEMEGLKFKINAKSFYQTNSKQAFELYKITRDFAGLTGKELVYDLYTGTGTIAQFIAKNAAKVVGIEAVPVAIEDAKENAKRNNIENTEFFAGDMRKVFTSEFIKLHGHPDVIVTDPPRDGMHKDVVAQIIGILPQRIVYVSCNSATQARDLALLDEHYKVTRVQPVDMFPQTFHVENVVCLERR
- a CDS encoding DUF6452 family protein, with amino-acid sequence MFRKKIGFNYKRVLFGSLAILLLTISCQKDDICSASTITTPLIKVNFYDIENDANAAKSVINLSVRAINVEDLTDTLIKRNTTSAIEIPLNTNSSTTEYLFTEYAADSDGEISEQNPPNSDLVRFNYTRNEQYLSRACGYRILYEDVQVQISKPEGDTSENWIKDFTVNDSIIDNETITYISIYH
- a CDS encoding DUF6048 family protein, with amino-acid sequence MKQLHIFLFTISIFFLSGLASVRSQTITDSLKFKEKYGLRVGTDLSKLIRSFAEEDYSGFELMGDYRVYKNYYLAAEIGNETLNYESSTLAVTAKGSYIKLGADYNAYENWTGMENMIIVGARYGFATFSQTLDEYVIYTDSQYFPPNVNTEAIEAKGLNASWLELMVGIKVEVLNNLYLGGNVQLKRRITQTTPRDFDNLTIPGFNRTYDDSFFGVGYNYSISYLIPLYKKAKN
- a CDS encoding class I SAM-dependent RNA methyltransferase yields the protein MGNNFEMVAKTLYGFEPILAKELRALGAMDIVEGTRNVKFSGDIGFMYKANLCLRTAIKILKPFKTFKIRTEDDLYREIKKIAWEEFMDVNDTLAIDATVHSEKFTHSMYIAQKTKDAIVDRFREKYDDRPNVDLDFPTLRVNIHIENETCNVALDSSGQSLHKRGYKTATNIAPINEVLAAGLLLLSGWDGQSDFLDPMCGSGTILIEAAMIACNIPPNLNRKEFAFEKWKDWDVDLFEKIEESVLKKVREYHFTMLGYDTAPSAVNKAIDNIENANLSDYIKVKQQDFFASVKQNDRHLHMVFNPPYGERLNIDMPAFYKEIGDTLKQSYPGTESWFITSNLESIKHVGLRPSRKIKLFNGSLESKLLKYEIYEGTKKLHKIKDSQD
- a CDS encoding ZIP family metal transporter, which codes for MIYILLILAVLLGYIISRFLKPSNSVGFKLLLSFSGAYLLSVTVFELLPEVYSTNNAHIGIFIMLGLLLQILLEFLSKGAEHGHLHLDENNRQFPIVLLVSLCIHSLLEGFPLNHTSHLLYGVLIHKIPIAAILSTFLIHSKIGKPKVILFLMIFALMTPLGSFIQSNFEFLNTYSTYISALVIGIFLHVSTTILFETSKNHKFNASKLGVIVIGILLAYLL
- a CDS encoding DUF4268 domain-containing protein, producing MFSREESKRVREAFWIAFGKTYKRKWILYNTKIKDLQLKFTFNNKVAQVSLDVTANEELIRAYYFERIVALKSILISEHLPDAIFDDNYILEEGKIVSRIYVELQGVNIHNHKDWENVMLFFEDRMNSLELFFLEYKDYIDQ